A stretch of the Thunnus thynnus chromosome 7, fThuThy2.1, whole genome shotgun sequence genome encodes the following:
- the LOC137185756 gene encoding TRPM8 channel-associated factor homolog, producing the protein MSTQLTQSSQEKAYISLMRGLTELDFNGPSVPCDLVLIGDHAFPLVMNSRGQVLMAASMYGRGRIVVLGHESYLTTFPALVENALTWLRGDGSENLAVGVHKNVKGVADNLSRSSFQAKIVEAFSNNLKVGVYVTDAYSVGADAKDLVAFLKARGGVLIAGQAWHWATENPKENTISQFPGNKVSGVAGIYFSRHYGEVDILPVYPQIPSSWMALATGKDFEDDLEFLLKGVSEFDFQGESIASEVLVHGPLAFPIGTTKDRRAFLAGAYYGHGRVIVVAHECLLSKKTLASFWNNAINWLDQGRKGVVGVEPKLSLHSKHKCEKTNFRKDLSVFVCDVYSDKHVKEIHDFVAEGGGLLIGGHAWWWAQTQEGQNPMTEFLGNKILNKMGLSLLETTIGGGLYKAPVPSQAMKDTYHFRHLLRRFAGHVIQGKELTVHEEEHLKKLGSDCSSFLKMKAHDSYSYTQVLSILTDMLKSGMPQVSEKNPVKSPKEHLLLSMGTDVYKVCPDPDAFLPYLIKHSPTMPFVYNHRIKINANTSGKKEWLSTGLYLFPGMKTDMIMPPKILNKGWMIQIGCQTDYLNAAELKRAPCVHEQFPVTTEKMQVWNLWGGLIYLVAPPNTQVEGVEVIVQMAVPAPYYKSGVTTKADWLVLRAAPSPWAELEFENIILTVPSDVVRDLDYPDKLAAHWDAIMRGVADLAAIPHKFPRKERFVTDVQISHGWMHAGYPIMAHTPTAAELVSIDHARTKDLWGPIHELGHNQQRGCWEFPSHTTECTCNLWSVYVHEQVLGINRAKAHPDMTSEKRNHRAEEYAKGGKKLSSWHMWVALETYMQLQEKFGWDAFKKVFAAYHKMSNFPKDNKGKMNLYAVTFSQTVEMNLSGFFKAWGWPIETATEEKLSNLPPWSDHPMIQYY; encoded by the exons ATGTCCACCCAGCTCACCCAGTCCTCCCAAGAAAAGGCCTACATCTCCCTGATGAGAGGCTTGACAGAGTTGGACTTCAATGGTCCCTCTGTTCCCTGTGACCTGGTTCTGATCGGAGACCATGCCTTTCCTTTAGTAATGAACAGCCGAGGCCAGGTCCTGATGGCTGCCTCTATGTACGGCCGTGGAAGGATTGTTGTCTTGGGTCACGAGAGCTACCTGACCACCTTTCCTGCTCTGGTAGAGAACGCTCTGACCTGGCTGCGAGGAGATGGATCTGAAAACCTGGCTGTGGGGGTCCACAAGAATGTCAAGGGAGTCGCTGATAATCTCAGCAGATCCAGCTTCCAAGCCAAAATTGTGGAGGCCTTTAGTAACAATCTAAAGGTTGGCGTGTATGTGACAGATGCCTACAGTGTGGGTGCAGACGCAAAGGACCTGGTGGCGTTTCTGAAAGCCAGAGGAGGAGTGCTGATAGCTGGGCAGGCATGGCACTGGGCTACAGAGAACCCTAAGGAGAACACAATCTCTCAATTTCCAGGAAATAAGGTGTCTGGGGTGGCAGGGATCTACTTTTCAAGACATTATGGGGAGGTAGATATCCTGCCTGTCTACCCTCAGATCCCATCTTCCTGGATGGCTTTAGC TACTGGTAAGGATTTTGAGGATGACCTAGAGTTCTTACTCAAGGGGGTTTCCGAGTTTGACTTCCAGGGTGAATCTATAGCTTCTGAGGTTCTGGTCCACGGCCCACTAGCCTTCCCCATTGGTACCACCAAGGATAGACGGGCATTCCTGGCAGGAGCCTACTATGGGCACGGACGGGTCATTGTGGTGGCACATGAATGTCTTCTCTCAAAAAAA ACACTGGCTTCATTTTGGAACAATGCCATTAATTGGTTGGACCAAGGCCGGAAGGGGGTTGTTGGTGTCGAGCCCAAACTCAGCCTTCACAGCAAGCACAAGTGTGAGAAGACAAACTTCAGGAAAGACctaagtgtatttgtgtgtgatgtatACAGTGACAAACATGTGAAGGAAATCCATGACTTTGTGGCAGAGGGAGGAGGCCTCCTGATTGGTGGACATGCCTGGTGGTGGGCTCAGACACAAGAAGGACAAAACCCAATGACAGAATTCTTAG GAAACAAGATCCTGAACAAAATGGGCCTGAGCCTGTTGGAGACAACAATTGGAGGAGGTTTGTACAAGGCCCCTGTGCCTAGTCAGGCCATGAAAGACACCTACCACTTTCGTCATCTTCTACGCCGCTTCGCTGGTCATGTCATCCAGGGCAAAGAACTCACCGTGCATGAAGAGGAACACCTTAAAAAACTGGGCAGCGACTGTTCCAGCTTCTTGAAAATGAAAGCTCATGACAGCTACTCCTACACACAGGTGCTGTCCATCCTCACTGACATGTTGAAGTCCGGCATGCCACAG GTGAGTGAGAAGAACCCTGTAAAGAGTCCCAAAGAACACCTGCTCCTCAGCATGGGGACAGACGTATATAAGGTGTGCCCAGATCCTGATGCCTTCCTGCCTTACCTCATCAAGCATAGCCCCACGATGCCTTTTGTCTATAACCACAGGATCAAGATTAATGCTAACACATCAG gaaAGAAGGAGTGGCTTAGTACAGGTTTGTACCTCTTTCCTGGTATGAAGACCGACATGATCATGCCACCAAAGATACTCAACAAAGGATGGATG ATCCAGATAGGCTGTCAAACAGACTATCTCAATGCTGCAGAGTTGAAGAGAGCGCCCTGCGTTCATGAACAATTTCCTGTTACCACAGAGAAGATGCAGGTGTGGAACCTGTGGGGGGGACTCATCTACCTGGTGGCTCCACCCAACACACAGGTGGAGGGGGTAGAGGTCATAGTGCAAATGGCTGTACCTGCACCATATTATAAAtctg GTGTGACAACAAAGGCTGATTGGTTGGTGCTGCGTGCAGCTCCCTCACCCTGGGCAGAGCTGGAGTTTGAGAACATCATCCTTACTGTACCATCAGATGTTGTTCGGGATCTGGATTACCCTGACAAGTTGGCAGCACACTGGGATGCCATCATGAGAGGCGTTGCTGACCTGGCTGCTATCCCACACAAATTTCCCCGCAAAGAGAGATTTGTTACTGATGTACAGATTTCTCAtg GTTGGATGCATGCAGGTTATCCCATCAtggcacacacacccacagcaGCTGAGCTGGTCAGCATTGACCATGCTAGGACTAAAGACCTGTGGGGCCCCATCCATGAGCTTGGACACAACCAACAGAGAGGCTGCTGGGAGTTCCCATCTCACACCACAGAGTGCACATGCAACCTCTGGTCAGTGTATGTGCATGAACAGGTGCTGGGGATCAACAGGGCAAAG GCTCATCCAGATATGACTTCAGAAAAGCGAAACCATCGAGCAGAGGAGTATGCTAAGGGGGGCAAGAAACTCAGCAGCTGGCACATGTGGGTCGCCCTGGAGACATATATGCAG CTCCAGGAAAAGTTTGGCTGGGATGCCTTTAAGAAGGTGTTTGCTGCCTACCACAAGATGAGCAACTTTCCCAAAGACAACAAAGGAAAGATGAACCTGTATGCTGTGACTTtctcccagactgtggagatgaACCTGTCTGGATTCTTTAAGGCCTGGGGCTGGCCCATAGAAACAGCCACTGAGGAGAAACTCTCCAACCTGCCTCCCTGGAGTGACCACCCCATGATCCAGTATTACTGA